A genomic segment from Bradyrhizobium sp. CB1015 encodes:
- a CDS encoding ABC transporter substrate-binding protein translates to MIGIARLAVAGLMAIMAMGTARAEDALKARIGVLRLSSSAPVFIALDKGYFREAGLEVELKFFDAAQPIAVATTSGDVDFGVTAFTAGLYNLAGKGTLKVIGGMSREKPGYPLIGYFASNNAYASGLKTPKDLAGKRVAMTQVGSSFHYSLGLLADKYGFKLADVKIVPLQSLSNAAAALKGETVDAALLPISTARKLMDEGGAKFLGWVGDETPWQLGAVFASPKTLANKALVAKVLGVLAKADREYHDVILTAMKDGVAPINDKTKPLLEIIAKYTNLPVEQVVGNCAYIDPEGRLDVKNVDNQIKWLQEQGFADKGFDADAIIAKEFVKAD, encoded by the coding sequence ATGATCGGGATTGCGCGGCTCGCGGTAGCGGGCCTGATGGCGATCATGGCAATGGGCACGGCGCGGGCCGAAGATGCGCTGAAAGCCAGGATCGGCGTGCTCCGCCTGTCTTCGTCGGCGCCGGTCTTCATCGCGCTGGACAAGGGCTATTTCCGTGAGGCCGGCTTGGAGGTCGAGCTGAAGTTCTTCGACGCAGCGCAGCCGATTGCGGTCGCCACCACCTCGGGCGACGTCGATTTCGGCGTCACCGCCTTCACCGCCGGGCTCTACAACCTCGCCGGCAAGGGCACGCTGAAGGTGATCGGCGGCATGAGCCGTGAGAAGCCCGGCTATCCCCTGATCGGCTATTTCGCCAGCAACAACGCCTATGCGAGCGGTCTGAAGACGCCGAAGGACCTCGCGGGCAAGCGCGTGGCGATGACGCAGGTTGGCTCCTCCTTCCACTATTCGCTCGGCCTGCTCGCCGACAAATACGGCTTCAAGCTGGCGGACGTGAAGATCGTGCCGCTGCAATCGCTGTCGAATGCCGCCGCTGCGCTCAAGGGCGAGACCGTCGATGCCGCGTTGCTCCCCATCTCGACTGCGCGAAAGCTGATGGACGAGGGCGGCGCGAAATTCCTGGGCTGGGTCGGCGACGAGACGCCCTGGCAGCTGGGCGCGGTGTTCGCATCGCCGAAGACGCTGGCCAACAAGGCGCTGGTGGCGAAAGTCCTCGGCGTGCTCGCGAAAGCCGACCGCGAATATCACGACGTCATCCTCACTGCGATGAAGGACGGCGTCGCCCCGATCAACGACAAGACCAAGCCGCTCCTGGAGATCATCGCCAAGTACACCAACCTGCCGGTCGAGCAGGTGGTCGGCAACTGCGCCTACATCGATCCCGAGGGCAGGCTCGACGTGAAGAACGTCGACAACCAGATCAAATGGCTGCAGGAGCAGGGCTTTGCCGACAAGGGCTTTGATGCGGATGCGATCATCGCCAAGGAATTCGTGAAGGCGGATTGA
- the gtdA gene encoding gentisate 1,2-dioxygenase, which translates to MEAVTKTPEREAFYRKIDGENLTALWTVMSDLITPEPKSACRPHLWKFDVIRNYMLEAGKLITAKEAERRVLVLENPGLRGQSKITTSLYAGVQMVVPGDVAPAHRHSQSALRFVLEGKGAHTAVDGERTAMEPGDFIITPSMTWHDHSNETDQPMFWLDGLDIPLVQFFDCSFAEGAKEDQQKITKPAGDSFARYGHNLLPVDTKRSSKTSPIFSYPYAYTREALEKARTSQEWDACHGLKLKFSNPETGDFAMPTIGTFIQLLPKGFTTARYRSTDATVFCPIEGRGRSRIGDSVFEWGPRDLFVVPSWHWVTHEADEDSVLFSFSDRPVQQKLDLFREDRGNA; encoded by the coding sequence ATGGAAGCCGTGACCAAGACGCCGGAACGCGAGGCGTTCTACAGGAAGATCGACGGCGAGAATCTCACCGCGCTGTGGACGGTGATGAGCGACCTGATCACGCCGGAGCCGAAAAGCGCCTGCCGGCCGCACCTCTGGAAGTTCGACGTCATCCGCAACTACATGCTTGAAGCCGGCAAGCTGATCACGGCCAAGGAGGCCGAGCGGCGCGTGCTGGTGCTGGAGAACCCGGGACTGCGCGGACAATCCAAGATCACGACCTCGCTCTATGCCGGCGTGCAGATGGTGGTGCCCGGCGACGTCGCGCCGGCGCACCGCCACAGCCAGTCGGCGCTGCGCTTCGTGCTCGAAGGCAAGGGCGCCCACACCGCGGTGGACGGCGAGCGCACCGCGATGGAGCCGGGCGACTTCATCATCACGCCGTCGATGACCTGGCACGATCATTCCAACGAAACCGATCAGCCGATGTTCTGGCTCGACGGCCTCGACATCCCGCTGGTGCAGTTCTTCGACTGCTCCTTTGCCGAAGGCGCGAAGGAGGATCAGCAGAAGATCACCAAGCCCGCGGGCGACAGCTTTGCCCGCTATGGCCACAATCTGCTGCCGGTCGACACGAAGCGGAGCTCGAAGACCTCGCCCATCTTCAGCTATCCCTACGCCTACACGCGCGAGGCGCTGGAGAAGGCCAGGACGAGCCAGGAATGGGACGCCTGCCACGGCCTCAAGCTGAAGTTCAGCAACCCCGAGACCGGCGATTTCGCAATGCCGACCATCGGCACCTTCATCCAGCTGCTGCCCAAGGGTTTTACCACCGCGCGCTATCGTTCGACCGATGCCACCGTGTTCTGCCCGATCGAGGGCCGTGGCCGCAGCCGCATCGGCGACAGCGTCTTCGAATGGGGCCCGCGCGATCTGTTCGTGGTGCCGAGCTGGCACTGGGTCACGCACGAGGCGGACGAGGACTCCGTGCTGTTCAGCTTCTCGGATCGGCCGGTGCAGCAGAAGCTGGATCTGTTTCGGGAAGATCGCGGGAACGCGTGA
- a CDS encoding cysteine rich repeat-containing protein, with protein sequence MFNMLKHASTRTALLATALFATATGALAQTEAEKSAIRSACRSDFMAHCSSVTPGGVEAVQCLAKNMSSLSSGCQAAVRAIESAAAPKTEAAPAKSEPAKSEPAKSEPAKTEAAPAAEPATKPGAAAASKAAVAKQPSPAQVSAIKSACRGDYPKVCAGVPPGGAPAIECLEKNKAKVSAGCAKAVNAAFGGGAAAPASGAAPAAEAAPAAAPAVIVLRPLLPREELFIARSACGADIRTLCAGVAPGGGRIIQCISNRAASLSPACKDVLAPFAAR encoded by the coding sequence ATGTTCAACATGTTGAAACATGCATCGACGCGCACCGCGTTGTTGGCGACGGCGCTCTTCGCAACTGCAACAGGAGCGCTCGCGCAGACCGAGGCCGAGAAGAGCGCCATCCGGTCCGCATGCCGCTCGGACTTCATGGCGCATTGCTCGAGTGTGACGCCCGGTGGCGTGGAGGCGGTTCAATGCCTCGCCAAGAACATGTCGAGCCTGTCGTCGGGGTGCCAGGCTGCGGTTCGCGCGATCGAGTCGGCCGCCGCGCCGAAGACCGAAGCGGCGCCTGCCAAGTCTGAGCCTGCGAAGTCTGAGCCGGCCAAATCCGAACCGGCCAAAACGGAAGCGGCGCCCGCCGCCGAGCCGGCAACCAAACCGGGAGCGGCAGCCGCGTCGAAGGCAGCAGTAGCAAAGCAGCCGAGCCCCGCGCAGGTTTCCGCGATCAAGAGCGCCTGCCGCGGCGATTATCCCAAGGTCTGCGCCGGCGTGCCGCCCGGCGGCGCGCCCGCGATCGAATGCCTGGAGAAGAACAAGGCGAAGGTGTCGGCGGGCTGCGCCAAGGCCGTGAATGCCGCTTTCGGTGGCGGAGCGGCCGCGCCTGCGTCCGGTGCTGCACCGGCCGCAGAGGCAGCGCCTGCCGCGGCACCGGCCGTCATCGTGCTGCGGCCATTGCTGCCGCGCGAAGAGCTGTTCATCGCGCGGTCGGCCTGCGGCGCCGACATCCGCACCCTCTGCGCCGGCGTGGCGCCCGGCGGCGGCCGGATCATCCAATGCATTTCCAACCGCGCGGCATCGCTCTCGCCGGCCTGCAAGGACGTGCTCGCGCCGTTCGCCGCGCGATGA
- the maiA gene encoding maleylacetoacetate isomerase produces the protein MKLHGYFRSSAAYRVRIALNLKGLGAEHLPHHLRKGEQCAPAYLAINPQGLVPALEDDAGGVLTQSVAIIEWLDETHPDPPLLPKDPLRRAKVRAFALAIACDTHPVQNLKVLARLRELGLPEDKVQDWAAWVNREGLSACETLIKAESGPFCFGDAPTLADLCLVPQLGNARRFGVDVSAYPRLLQAEAAAKALPAFADAAPEKQPDAE, from the coding sequence ATGAAGCTGCACGGCTATTTCCGCTCCAGCGCCGCTTATCGTGTGCGCATCGCGCTGAACCTCAAGGGGCTCGGCGCCGAGCATCTGCCGCATCATTTGCGCAAGGGCGAGCAATGCGCCCCCGCTTATCTCGCCATCAACCCGCAGGGCCTGGTGCCGGCGCTGGAGGACGATGCGGGTGGAGTGCTGACGCAATCGGTTGCCATCATCGAATGGCTCGACGAGACCCACCCCGATCCGCCGCTGCTGCCGAAGGATCCGCTGCGCCGCGCCAAGGTGCGCGCCTTCGCGCTGGCGATCGCCTGCGACACCCATCCGGTGCAGAATTTGAAGGTGCTGGCGCGGCTGCGCGAGCTCGGCCTGCCCGAGGACAAGGTCCAGGACTGGGCCGCCTGGGTCAATCGCGAGGGCCTGTCGGCATGCGAGACGCTGATCAAGGCCGAGTCGGGTCCGTTCTGCTTCGGCGATGCGCCGACGCTGGCCGATCTCTGCCTCGTGCCGCAGCTCGGCAATGCGCGCCGCTTCGGCGTCGATGTCTCCGCCTATCCCCGTCTGCTCCAGGCGGAGGCTGCCGCCAAAGCGCTGCCGGCGTTTGCCGATGCCGCACCGGAGAAGCAGCCCGATGCCGAGTAA
- a CDS encoding FAD-dependent monooxygenase — protein sequence MRIAVIGGGPGGLYFAYLWKKRHPEDQVDLFEQNPADATWGFGVVFSDQALEFLRADDPETVDAIAPHMESWENITLNLHGDSVAIDGVGFSSIGRLELLKFLQQRAFDVGVTPRFDTQIQAIDQLNGHDLIVAADGLNSLVRRAYEGDFGTSLSYSSNKFVWYGTSKRFDTLSQTFVKTERGAFNAHHYRYSPTMSTFLVECDHATWQAYGFAYKDVEQSKGVCEEVFADTLGGHCLVSNKSVWRNFPWVWNEHWSFKNMVLLGDALHSAHFSIGSGTRLAIEDAIALVKALESDAHLATALHRYQAARKPIVQKLVNAARTSAFWYEHFAEHMTLPLMDFAYSYITRSGRIDDSRLRAMSPAFMARYEAAKNGGGNAEDNGGDAA from the coding sequence TTGCGGATCGCCGTGATTGGCGGGGGCCCTGGTGGGCTCTACTTCGCCTATCTCTGGAAGAAGCGTCACCCCGAGGATCAGGTCGACCTGTTCGAACAGAACCCGGCCGACGCGACCTGGGGCTTTGGCGTCGTGTTCTCCGACCAGGCGCTGGAGTTCCTGCGCGCCGACGACCCCGAGACGGTCGATGCGATCGCCCCGCACATGGAGAGCTGGGAGAACATCACGCTGAACCTGCATGGCGACAGTGTCGCCATCGACGGCGTCGGCTTCTCCTCGATCGGCCGGCTGGAGCTGCTCAAGTTCCTGCAGCAGCGCGCGTTCGATGTCGGTGTCACGCCGCGCTTCGACACTCAGATCCAGGCGATCGACCAGCTCAACGGGCACGATTTGATCGTCGCCGCCGACGGGCTGAACTCGCTGGTGCGCCGCGCCTATGAGGGCGATTTCGGCACCTCGCTGTCCTACTCATCCAACAAATTCGTCTGGTACGGCACCTCGAAACGCTTCGATACGCTGTCGCAGACCTTCGTCAAGACCGAGCGCGGCGCCTTCAACGCCCATCACTACCGCTATTCGCCGACCATGAGCACCTTCCTGGTCGAATGCGATCACGCCACCTGGCAGGCCTATGGTTTCGCCTACAAGGACGTCGAGCAGTCCAAGGGCGTCTGCGAGGAGGTGTTCGCCGACACGCTCGGCGGCCATTGCCTCGTCTCCAACAAATCGGTGTGGCGCAATTTTCCCTGGGTCTGGAACGAGCACTGGTCGTTCAAGAACATGGTGCTGCTCGGCGATGCCCTGCATTCCGCGCATTTCTCGATCGGCTCGGGCACGCGGCTCGCGATCGAGGACGCCATCGCCCTCGTCAAGGCGCTGGAGTCGGACGCGCATCTTGCGACCGCGCTGCATCGCTATCAGGCCGCGCGCAAGCCGATCGTGCAGAAGCTCGTCAACGCCGCGCGCACCAGTGCGTTCTGGTACGAACATTTCGCCGAGCACATGACGCTCCCCCTGATGGACTTCGCCTACAGCTACATCACCCGCTCCGGCCGGATCGACGATTCCCGGCTGCGTGCGATGTCGCCGGCCTTCATGGCCCGCTACGAGGCGGCCAAGAACGGCGGAGGCAACGCCGAAGACAACGGCGGAGATGCGGCATGA
- a CDS encoding ABC transporter ATP-binding protein, producing MDLIASHITHRFGDLAVLDDVSFTVGAGEVVAIVGPSGCGKSTLLSILGGLLQPTSGAPELRGAPPADSLNPLTFVFQDFALLPWATVEENVEFPLLHTQLSAAQRRALVEDALRRTGLTDFRQTYPKQLSGGMRQRVGISRALAVRPAILLMDEPLSALDSQTRELLMEDFIRLLADGGMGAVYVTHNLEEAVRLADRIVVLSRRPGRIREVVTVPMTRAARGEAAAREKLLALQNQIWSLIRNEAIDAEREVQHA from the coding sequence ATGGACCTGATCGCCAGCCACATCACCCATCGCTTCGGCGATCTCGCCGTGCTCGACGACGTCTCGTTCACCGTCGGGGCGGGCGAGGTGGTGGCGATCGTCGGGCCCTCCGGCTGCGGCAAGAGCACGCTGCTGTCGATCCTCGGCGGCCTCTTGCAGCCGACCTCGGGCGCGCCGGAGCTGCGCGGGGCGCCGCCGGCGGACAGTCTCAATCCGCTGACCTTCGTGTTCCAGGATTTCGCGCTGCTGCCCTGGGCGACGGTGGAGGAGAATGTCGAATTCCCGCTGCTGCACACCCAGCTCTCGGCCGCGCAGCGCCGCGCGCTGGTCGAGGATGCGCTGCGCCGTACCGGCCTCACCGATTTTCGCCAGACCTATCCCAAGCAGCTCTCAGGCGGCATGCGCCAGCGCGTCGGCATCTCGCGCGCGCTTGCGGTGAGGCCCGCGATCCTCTTGATGGACGAGCCGCTGTCGGCGCTGGATTCGCAGACCCGCGAGCTCTTGATGGAGGATTTCATCCGCCTGCTCGCCGATGGCGGCATGGGCGCGGTCTATGTGACACACAACCTCGAAGAGGCGGTGCGGCTTGCCGACCGCATCGTGGTGCTGTCGAGGCGGCCCGGCCGCATCCGCGAGGTCGTGACCGTGCCGATGACGCGCGCGGCGCGCGGCGAAGCCGCGGCGCGCGAAAAACTGCTGGCGCTGCAGAATCAGATCTGGTCGCTGATCCGCAACGAGGCGATCGACGCCGAGCGCGAGGTCCAGCATGCTTGA
- a CDS encoding FAD-dependent oxidoreductase: protein MPPTTIEEPARQVPLYGEYEVVVLGGGPAGIVAAAAAARAGRKTLLIERYGFLGGMGTAAGVTNFCGLHGNVHGEHRRLVQGLASELLARIDRLNGLNAPHLILGKVFAQAYDTAAYKIAADELLASHRVNILFHALGAGVVMADERRIDAMLVETKAGRQAVRAEIFIDCSGDGDLAVWAGAPFEIGDEHGHPLYPSMMLRLNGIDPAKAGEAWRTIPQLMEKAVAAGTHTFPRKSAIVRPQKSGIEWRVNFTQVAREDGHAINGIEPDDLTRGEIEGRKQALAAYEFLRSAVPGFEKSYIVDLPPQLGIRETRRIRGGYQLSGEDVLGCASFADSIGVNGWPIEAHVPGDVVFTFPPIPESRGYNELPYRMLVPEGVDNLLVAGRCASMTHEGQSAARVSGACFAMGEAAGSAAALALSGNRIPREIPIEKLQETLKQQGAFIGRDQAVPEGL from the coding sequence ATGCCGCCCACGACGATCGAAGAACCGGCACGACAAGTGCCGCTCTACGGCGAATATGAAGTCGTCGTGCTCGGCGGCGGCCCCGCCGGCATCGTGGCGGCGGCCGCGGCGGCGCGCGCGGGGCGAAAGACGCTGCTGATCGAACGCTATGGCTTTCTCGGCGGCATGGGCACCGCGGCCGGTGTCACCAATTTCTGCGGCCTGCACGGCAATGTCCATGGCGAGCACCGGCGGCTGGTGCAGGGTCTGGCGTCGGAGCTGCTGGCGCGGATCGATCGCTTGAACGGCCTCAACGCGCCGCATCTGATCCTGGGCAAGGTGTTTGCCCAGGCCTATGACACTGCCGCCTACAAGATCGCGGCCGACGAGCTGCTCGCCAGCCACAGGGTGAATATCCTGTTCCACGCGCTCGGCGCCGGCGTCGTCATGGCCGATGAGCGCCGCATCGACGCGATGCTGGTCGAGACCAAGGCCGGCAGGCAGGCGGTGCGCGCGGAGATCTTCATCGACTGCTCCGGCGACGGCGATCTCGCCGTGTGGGCCGGCGCGCCGTTCGAGATCGGCGACGAGCACGGCCATCCGCTCTACCCCTCGATGATGCTGCGTCTCAACGGCATCGATCCCGCCAAGGCCGGCGAGGCCTGGCGCACCATTCCGCAATTGATGGAAAAGGCGGTCGCGGCCGGCACCCACACATTCCCGCGCAAGAGCGCGATCGTGCGGCCACAGAAATCCGGCATCGAATGGCGGGTGAACTTCACCCAGGTGGCGCGCGAGGACGGTCATGCCATCAACGGAATCGAGCCCGACGATCTCACCCGCGGCGAGATCGAGGGCCGCAAGCAGGCGCTCGCCGCCTACGAATTCCTGCGCAGCGCGGTGCCGGGGTTCGAAAAGTCCTACATCGTCGACCTGCCGCCACAGCTCGGCATTCGCGAGACCCGCCGCATCAGAGGTGGCTACCAGCTCAGCGGCGAGGACGTGCTGGGCTGTGCCTCGTTCGCAGATTCCATCGGTGTCAACGGCTGGCCGATCGAGGCCCATGTGCCCGGTGACGTCGTCTTCACCTTCCCGCCGATCCCGGAATCGCGCGGCTATAACGAGCTGCCTTACCGGATGCTGGTCCCTGAAGGCGTCGACAATCTCCTGGTCGCCGGCCGCTGTGCCTCGATGACCCACGAGGGCCAGTCGGCCGCGCGGGTCTCCGGTGCCTGCTTCGCGATGGGTGAGGCCGCCGGTTCCGCCGCGGCGCTGGCGCTGTCCGGAAACCGGATTCCACGCGAAATCCCCATTGAAAAATTGCAGGAAACGTTGAAACAACAGGGCGCCTTCATCGGACGGGACCAGGCGGTGCCCGAAGGCCTGTAA
- a CDS encoding MarR family winged helix-turn-helix transcriptional regulator, which translates to MPSKPLPPITMDAVYAAPGYLFRRMQQIAVSIFMEECKAFDLTPVQYAALVAIHTHPGIDATRLSAVIAFDRSTLGSVIERLQAKAYIERKPAPEDKRIKLLYLTRPGAAILREIIPAVERAQARMLEPLKPADRKALMGLLVQLVDLNNEASRVPLRAEDALEHLGKGG; encoded by the coding sequence ATGCCGAGTAAGCCTCTTCCACCGATCACGATGGACGCGGTCTATGCCGCGCCGGGCTATCTGTTCCGGCGCATGCAGCAGATCGCGGTCTCGATCTTCATGGAGGAGTGCAAGGCGTTCGACCTCACTCCGGTGCAATATGCCGCGCTGGTCGCAATCCATACCCATCCCGGCATCGACGCAACGCGGCTGTCGGCGGTGATCGCCTTCGACCGCTCGACGCTCGGCAGCGTGATCGAACGGCTCCAGGCCAAGGCCTATATCGAGCGCAAGCCGGCACCCGAGGACAAGCGGATCAAGCTGCTCTATCTGACCAGGCCGGGCGCTGCGATCCTGCGCGAGATCATTCCCGCCGTCGAGCGCGCCCAGGCCCGGATGCTGGAGCCGCTCAAGCCCGCCGACCGCAAGGCGCTGATGGGCCTGCTGGTGCAGCTGGTCGATCTCAACAATGAGGCCTCACGCGTGCCGCTGCGCGCCGAGGACGCGCTGGAGCATCTGGGCAAGGGTGGGTGA
- a CDS encoding benzoate-CoA ligase family protein: protein MSHDIRDQVPADSEGAREIGFAVPDIYNASRVLFDNLGKGRGDKLALLGPAGTRTYAELCAEACRWGNGFTSLGLARGDRVLLFLDDTPAYPAAFFGAVRAGFVPLLINTLTPPDLLQFYLADSGAAVAVADAEFAARFDAQACKETKLHTLIVVNGAAGEHAAPRALAAASWLAQFPAELAEAPTQRDEMAFWMYSSGSTGRPKGIVHLQHDMAYSDAAFGRNVLKLTPDDICFSVPKIFFAYGFGNSVTFPFSAGAATLLLPGQPKPASIFAAIEQYKPTVFFGLPTLYTSLTKAEGADKTDFSSLRMALSAAEVLSAEVFNGWKTLTGLEIIEGLGSTEVLHIYLSNRPEQKKLGAAGLRVPGYEVALRDKDGRDVGDNEEGILWVRGDSNTPLYWNRPDKSAETIREGGWIYTGDRFVRDADGFHFFRGRADDLIKISGQWVYPLEVELCLADHPDIRECAVFAAELPDRRMTLKAVVVMNDRAVNQNEATRRLQDYVKSRLLPYKYPREVIFIDELPKTGTGKIDRQALLRMWGDSVAIHSLSSRTSAP, encoded by the coding sequence ATGAGCCATGACATTCGTGACCAGGTGCCGGCGGACAGCGAGGGCGCGCGCGAGATCGGTTTTGCCGTTCCCGACATTTACAATGCCAGCCGCGTGCTGTTCGACAATCTCGGCAAGGGCCGCGGCGACAAGCTCGCGCTCCTGGGGCCGGCAGGCACGCGCACTTATGCCGAGCTCTGCGCGGAGGCGTGCCGCTGGGGCAACGGTTTCACCTCGCTTGGCCTTGCGCGGGGCGATCGCGTGCTGTTGTTTCTCGACGACACGCCGGCCTACCCCGCTGCCTTCTTCGGCGCGGTGCGCGCCGGCTTCGTGCCGCTGCTGATCAACACGCTGACGCCGCCGGACCTGTTGCAATTCTATCTCGCCGATTCCGGCGCGGCCGTCGCGGTGGCGGATGCCGAGTTCGCGGCACGCTTCGATGCGCAGGCTTGCAAGGAGACGAAGCTGCATACGCTGATCGTCGTCAATGGCGCGGCCGGCGAGCACGCGGCGCCGCGGGCGCTCGCGGCCGCGAGCTGGCTCGCGCAATTTCCGGCTGAGCTGGCGGAAGCGCCGACGCAGCGCGACGAAATGGCGTTCTGGATGTACTCCTCCGGCTCGACCGGACGGCCCAAGGGCATCGTGCACCTGCAGCACGACATGGCCTACAGCGATGCCGCCTTTGGGCGGAACGTGCTGAAGTTGACACCGGACGACATTTGCTTCTCGGTGCCGAAGATCTTCTTCGCCTACGGCTTCGGCAATTCCGTCACCTTCCCGTTCTCGGCCGGCGCCGCAACGCTGCTGCTGCCGGGCCAGCCGAAGCCGGCGTCGATCTTCGCGGCGATCGAGCAATACAAGCCCACGGTCTTCTTCGGCCTGCCGACGCTGTACACCTCGCTGACCAAGGCCGAAGGCGCGGACAAGACGGATTTCTCGTCGCTGCGCATGGCGCTTTCCGCCGCCGAGGTGCTCTCGGCCGAGGTCTTCAACGGCTGGAAGACGCTCACGGGGCTCGAAATCATCGAAGGCCTCGGCTCGACCGAGGTGCTGCACATCTATCTCTCCAACCGGCCCGAGCAGAAGAAGCTGGGCGCCGCGGGCCTGCGCGTCCCAGGCTACGAGGTCGCGCTGCGCGACAAGGACGGCCGCGACGTCGGCGACAACGAGGAAGGGATTCTCTGGGTCCGCGGCGATTCCAACACGCCGCTCTACTGGAACCGGCCGGACAAGTCCGCGGAGACGATTCGCGAGGGCGGCTGGATCTACACCGGCGACCGCTTCGTGCGGGATGCCGACGGCTTCCACTTCTTCCGCGGCCGCGCCGACGATCTCATCAAGATCTCCGGCCAGTGGGTCTATCCGCTCGAGGTCGAGCTGTGCCTCGCCGATCACCCCGACATCCGCGAATGCGCAGTGTTCGCGGCCGAACTGCCGGATCGCCGCATGACGCTGAAGGCCGTGGTGGTGATGAATGACCGCGCGGTGAACCAGAATGAGGCGACGCGCAGGCTGCAGGACTATGTGAAGAGCCGGCTACTGCCGTACAAATATCCGCGTGAGGTGATCTTCATCGACGAGCTGCCGAAGACCGGCACGGGCAAGATCGACCGGCAGGCGTTGCTGCGGATGTGGGGCGATAGTGTCGCCATACATTCGCTGTCGTCCCGGACAAGCGCGCCTTAA
- a CDS encoding ABC transporter permease, with product MLDRAATDTTAKNEPTRPVHFRGAGFVPASSRFGGWIALGLVIAVWQAAGSAGLVNALFLPTPAAIVRAIYQLAVSGALWQHLSASLLRIGVGWLVGTAAGIAVGFAIGLSRLARSVGITFISALFPIPKIALLPLLILWLGIGEEPKIATIALGVFFSTAISVYSGVDAVPRNLIRMAQSFNVPFATIVRKVIWPGALPAILAGFRITASVALLLVVSAEMIGAQYGIGAFVLQAGNLMQTDQLLAGVVILSVFGLAVGKLIGWLEMRLLHWR from the coding sequence ATGCTTGACCGCGCGGCAACGGACACGACGGCCAAGAACGAACCGACGCGGCCCGTCCACTTTCGCGGCGCGGGCTTCGTGCCTGCGTCGAGCCGGTTTGGCGGCTGGATCGCGCTCGGCCTCGTCATCGCGGTCTGGCAGGCCGCCGGCAGCGCCGGCCTCGTCAATGCGCTGTTTCTGCCGACTCCTGCCGCAATTGTCCGCGCGATCTATCAGCTCGCCGTTTCCGGCGCACTCTGGCAGCACCTTTCGGCCTCGCTGCTGCGGATCGGCGTCGGCTGGCTCGTGGGAACGGCGGCCGGAATCGCCGTCGGCTTCGCCATCGGCCTGTCGCGGCTCGCGCGGAGCGTCGGCATCACCTTCATCTCGGCGCTGTTTCCGATCCCGAAGATCGCACTGCTGCCCCTGCTGATTCTCTGGCTCGGCATCGGCGAAGAGCCGAAGATCGCGACCATTGCGTTAGGGGTGTTCTTCTCGACCGCGATCTCGGTCTATAGCGGCGTCGATGCCGTACCGCGCAACCTGATCCGCATGGCGCAGAGCTTCAACGTTCCCTTCGCCACCATCGTGCGCAAGGTGATCTGGCCGGGCGCACTGCCGGCGATTCTCGCTGGCTTCCGCATCACCGCCTCCGTCGCGCTCCTGCTGGTCGTCAGCGCCGAGATGATCGGCGCCCAATATGGCATCGGTGCCTTCGTGCTGCAGGCCGGCAATCTGATGCAGACCGATCAGCTGCTCGCGGGTGTGGTGATCCTGTCGGTGTTCGGCCTTGCGGTGGGGAAGTTGATCGGCTGGCTGGAGATGCGGCTGTTGCACTGGCGGTAG